Below is a genomic region from Chromatiaceae bacterium.
AACAACGTCTGCACCCGACCGGGCGCGACGCCGACCAGCAGTCGACGGCCTTCGACCGACAACAACACGGCCTTTTCACGCGCACCCAGCGAGACGCCGCCCAGGACCTGGACGTGTCCCTTGGCGATTCCGGGCGTATGCACGAACCGCTTCACCAGCCATGCAAGTGCCAGCATGACGGCCAGGACCACCACCAGCCCGAGCCCGGTGTCGATCAGGTTGGCGCTGCTGAGCGGCGTTTCGGCAAGGCGCGAAGAGACCTCGCCCGGTGCCGCCCCGCTAGCCTGTGCGAATGAAGCGAGGGGCACGGCGATCAGGAGTAGGTAGTGCATGATCCTTACCGGAAAACTGGACCTGGACTGTGTGACGCGAACAAGCTGTTCATCGGGCTTACGCGCTCAGCTTCTTGACCCGGTCGGACGGGCTCACGATGTCGGTCAGTCGGATACCGAACTTCTCGTTGACCACGACCACCTCGCCCTGAGCGATCAAGGTACCGTTGACCAGGACATCCATGGGCTCACCCGCCAGACGGTCGAGTTCGACGACCGATCCCTGGTTGAGCTGCAACAGGTTGCGGATATTGATCCGCGCACGACCGATCTCCATCGAGATGGTGATGGGAACATCGAGAATCGCGTCGATTTTCACGTCACCGGCGCCGAGACCCGGCGCATCGGGTTGCAGCTGCTGAAAGTGTGCAGCCTCGGCCATGGTGTCGCCCGGCCCCTGCTCTTCCAGCGCCGCCGCCCATTCGTCGGCCAGGGCCTCGTCTGCGCTTTTCTGATCATCGGTCATCGCTTAACCCGCCTCGTCATGCCTGTTTGCCCGGCACCAGGCCGGTTTCCTTGCCCTGTTTCGGGGCCAGGATGAGTTCGTGCAGCTGGCGACTGCCGCTGCGTTGAATCCAGTCGGAAATCTTGATTGCGTAGCTGTTGTTGTGGACG
It encodes:
- a CDS encoding flagellar biosynthetic protein FliO — translated: MHYLLLIAVPLASFAQASGAAPGEVSSRLAETPLSSANLIDTGLGLVVVLAVMLALAWLVKRFVHTPGIAKGHVQVLGGVSLGAREKAVLLSVEGRRLLVGVAPGRVQTLLLLGDTEPDEATFDAHLRQAAQSPQVDHPEVAQ
- the fliN gene encoding flagellar motor switch protein FliN, encoding MTDDQKSADEALADEWAAALEEQGPGDTMAEAAHFQQLQPDAPGLGAGDVKIDAILDVPITISMEIGRARINIRNLLQLNQGSVVELDRLAGEPMDVLVNGTLIAQGEVVVVNEKFGIRLTDIVSPSDRVKKLSA